The Pleuronectes platessa chromosome 13, fPlePla1.1, whole genome shotgun sequence genome includes a window with the following:
- the ca8 gene encoding carbonic anhydrase-related protein, translating to MVKTSVTGRLLGGQTTVSRLQNSMADGVSEESEYNPEKDELSWGYEEGVEWGLHFPAANGEYQSPINLNSREAQYDPSLLDVGLSPNYVVCRDCEVINEGHTVRILLKSKSVVTGGPLPSDHEFELHEVRFHWGKENQRGSEHTVNFKAFPMELHLIHWNSTLFNTVEDALGKKNGVLIIALFVQIGKEHLGLKAITEVLQDLQYKGKSKIIPCFNPNTLLPDPLLRDYWVYEGSLTTPPCNENVTWILYRYPLTISQLQIEEFRRLRSHVKGAELLEGNDGMLGDNFRPTQPLSDRMVRAAFQ from the exons ATGGTCAAAACCAGTGTGACTGGGCGCCTACTGGGAGGACAGACCACAGTGAGCAGACTGCAGAACAGCATGGCTGACGGCGTGAGCGAGGAGTCCGAGTATAACCCGGAGAAAGATGAGCTGAGCTGGGGCTACGAGGAAG GTGTAGAGTGGGGACTCCATTTCCCAGCAGCCAATGGCGAGTATCAGTCTCCAATTAACTTAAACTCCAGGGAGGCCCAGTATGACCCGTCCCTCCTAGACGTAGGCTTATCACCAAACTACGTGGTGTGTCGAGACTGTGAGGTCATCAACGAGGGACACACTGTCCGCATCCTTCTCAAGTCCAAGTCAG TGGTTACCGGGGGGCCGCTGCCCAGTGATCACGAGTTTGAGCTTCATGAGGTTCGATTCCACTGGGGCAAAGAGAACCAGAGAGGATCAGAGCACACTGTCAACTTCAAGGCTTTCCCCATGGAG CTCCATCTCATTCACTGGAACAGCACTCTGTTTAACACTGTGGAGGACGCCCTGGGGAAGAAGAATGGAGTCCTCATCATAGCTTTGTTTGTGCAG ATTGGTAAAGAGCACCTGGGTCTGAAGGCCATCACTGAAGTCCTGCAGGACCTACAGTACAAG GGGAAGAGCAAAATAATCCCATGCTTTAACCCCAATACTCTGTTACCTG ACCCATTGTTGAGGGACTACTGGGTGTATGAAGGATCTTTGACCACCCCACCCTGCAATGAAAATGTGACCTGGATCCTCTACCGCTACCCTCTCACCATCTCACAGCTGCAG ATTGAGGAGTTTCGGAGGCTGCGCTCTCATGTCAAAGGCGCTGAGCTGCTGGAAGGGAATGACGGGATGTTGGGGGACAACTTCCGTCCCACCCAGCCGCTCAGTGACCGGATGGTTCGGGCTGCCTTCCAGTGA